A single genomic interval of Solimonas sp. K1W22B-7 harbors:
- a CDS encoding glycosyl transferase: MNPTKQIVCVKWGTGYGPEYVNRLYGMARRHITGPFRLVCYTDNPEGFRPEVEAFPLPELGVPQPKGSRGKWKKVVLWGGELEGLTGVALFVDLDTVIVDSIDPYFSYGSPDDVILARNWAKPLQRLGQTSVFRFPVGKFPQILDNFRANSQAVADRYGFEQHYITSSIPGGIKLWPEGWTWHFRLHCLPIFPLRYFRMARIPKGARLITFPGGPNPGDVVDGRWTPKSPPYEGRWVHVKRCFAPGLSLKERWRKLRQFVLPVQWIAERWRE, encoded by the coding sequence ATGAACCCCACCAAACAGATCGTCTGCGTCAAGTGGGGCACCGGCTACGGTCCGGAATACGTCAACCGCCTGTACGGCATGGCCCGGCGTCACATCACCGGCCCCTTCCGGCTGGTCTGCTACACCGACAACCCCGAGGGATTCCGCCCGGAGGTAGAGGCCTTTCCCCTGCCCGAACTGGGCGTTCCGCAACCCAAGGGCAGTCGCGGCAAATGGAAGAAGGTGGTGCTCTGGGGGGGGGAACTGGAGGGCCTGACCGGCGTCGCCCTGTTCGTGGACCTGGATACGGTCATCGTCGATTCCATCGACCCCTACTTCAGCTACGGCTCGCCGGACGACGTGATCCTGGCCCGCAACTGGGCCAAGCCCCTTCAGCGGCTGGGCCAGACCTCGGTGTTCCGCTTCCCGGTAGGCAAGTTCCCGCAGATCCTCGACAACTTCCGCGCCAACTCGCAGGCGGTGGCGGACCGCTATGGCTTCGAGCAGCACTACATCACCAGCTCGATCCCCGGCGGCATCAAGCTCTGGCCGGAAGGCTGGACCTGGCATTTCCGCCTGCACTGCCTGCCGATCTTCCCGCTGCGCTACTTCAGGATGGCGCGAATCCCCAAGGGCGCCCGCCTGATCACCTTCCCCGGCGGCCCCAATCCCGGGGATGTCGTCGACGGTCGCTGGACACCCAAGTCCCCGCCCTACGAGGGGCGCTGGGTGCATGTGAAGCGCTGTTTTGCGCCGGGACTGAGCCTGAAGGAACGCTGGCGCAAACTACGCCAGTTCGTCCTGCCGGTGCAGTGGATCGCCGAACGCTGGCGCGAGTGA
- a CDS encoding DUF3592 domain-containing protein: MNESFARAEQQSNRAMRLVLLAVVLPCLLGAAWLLGRALWDRNLVQEAMGTVVGVTGDVPALVVEFDSGGGVKRRVESAGSDLHKNYREGDRLRVWFDPDQPQDARLDIFIDNWLFPLILGVFGGFFALPLLFMSGGRRGGNDGRLESGGSRVMADVVDLRPEISLDTVPRGVGSFSLESADGQYKLVHNGQSRDPFDARVQRELGLRYVLRAKWKDPRSGIEYFYESDPLPDDPLRLKRMRQLPVFIDPEKPQRYRVDLSGSAAAPRESAVQ, encoded by the coding sequence ATGAACGAATCCTTTGCCCGCGCCGAGCAGCAGTCCAACCGCGCGATGCGCCTGGTGCTGTTGGCGGTGGTCCTGCCCTGCCTGCTCGGCGCCGCCTGGCTGCTGGGCCGCGCGCTGTGGGACCGCAATCTCGTACAGGAGGCCATGGGCACCGTGGTGGGAGTGACCGGCGACGTGCCGGCGCTGGTGGTGGAGTTCGACTCCGGCGGCGGCGTCAAGCGGCGCGTGGAAAGCGCCGGCTCCGACCTGCACAAGAACTACCGCGAGGGCGACCGCCTGCGCGTCTGGTTCGACCCCGACCAGCCACAGGATGCGCGGCTCGACATCTTCATCGACAACTGGCTGTTCCCGCTGATCCTCGGCGTGTTCGGCGGCTTCTTCGCGCTGCCGTTGCTGTTCATGTCCGGCGGGCGCAGGGGCGGCAACGACGGACGCCTGGAGAGCGGCGGCTCGCGCGTGATGGCCGACGTGGTGGACCTGCGCCCGGAAATCTCGCTGGACACGGTGCCGCGCGGTGTCGGCAGCTTCTCCCTTGAGAGTGCCGACGGCCAGTACAAGCTGGTCCACAACGGCCAGTCGCGCGATCCCTTCGATGCGAGGGTGCAGCGCGAACTGGGCCTGCGCTACGTATTGCGCGCGAAGTGGAAGGACCCGCGTTCCGGCATCGAGTATTTCTACGAAAGCGATCCGCTGCCGGACGATCCGCTGCGATTGAAGCGCATGAGGCAGCTGCCGGTGTTCATCGACCCGGAGAAGCCGCAGCGCTATCGCGTGGATCTTTCCGGATCAGCGGCCGCGCCGCGGGAGAGTGCCGTTCAGTAG
- a CDS encoding carboxymuconolactone decarboxylase family protein yields MSAPVPPRIEALPLPLAPELESALKELMRGAPPLLIFRTVAHNPRVLARMLAGGLLDRGSIPLRLRELIILRTTALCGAEYEWGVHAAIYGGKAQLGREELQASVHGAADAPAWNREERLVLQLADALHHRCDVDEVLWAELRSAFAEDQLIELTMLAGLYHAVSFLVNVTRVPHEAFAPGFPAT; encoded by the coding sequence ATGTCCGCCCCCGTCCCGCCCCGCATCGAAGCCCTGCCCCTGCCCTTGGCACCGGAGCTGGAATCCGCGCTGAAGGAACTGATGCGCGGTGCCCCGCCCCTGCTGATCTTCCGCACCGTGGCGCACAACCCGCGGGTGCTGGCGCGCATGCTCGCCGGCGGCCTGCTGGACCGCGGCAGCATCCCGCTGCGTCTGCGCGAACTGATCATCCTGCGCACGACCGCGCTCTGCGGTGCCGAGTACGAGTGGGGCGTGCATGCGGCGATCTACGGCGGCAAGGCGCAACTGGGTCGTGAGGAACTGCAGGCCTCGGTCCATGGAGCCGCCGACGCCCCCGCCTGGAACCGGGAGGAACGGCTGGTCCTGCAGCTGGCCGATGCCCTGCACCACCGCTGTGACGTCGATGAGGTGCTGTGGGCGGAACTGCGGTCAGCCTTCGCCGAGGACCAGCTGATCGAGCTGACGATGCTGGCCGGCCTGTACCACGCGGTGTCGTTCCTGGTGAACGTCACGCGGGTGCCGCACGAGGCCTTCGCGCCGGGGTTTCCGGCAACCTAA
- a CDS encoding N-acyl-D-amino-acid deacylase family protein: MDGGGMHWDVLFRNALVFDGSGAKPQLQDVAVRDGCIAAIGSGLPERQARETVEVGGRWLMPGLLDIHTHFDLEVELEPGLPEAVRHGTTTVVVANCSLGLAYGAQRRDGADPIVDCFARVENVPKHVLRKVGDRVTWNDSRAYLEHFRDLPLGPNIVPMIPHSMLRIEVMGLHASVTREPTAQELMRMGQLVEKGLREGYVGFSTDALPFHFLANRPNTQKQIPTQFARYGELKFLTNLVRRWGRVWQATPPKDSKIGVFRNFLLTSGRLFGKPLKVTAVAAIDIVTNKSLLRMGLLLSRMLNSRFLNGHFRFQALAAPFKLWSDGVITPIAEEIPVLRRLNECDLDDRASRMKIMGDPAWQKEFRRMWTHGKTGFGLARLKRRLRMDDNVLTRELGDMHVETCPVASWNGESLQQVYERLLRWQASGEGARSPAEQEAFASFPKPAGDDCDFFLHLLRRFDTALRWWTITANRDRETTKALLFDPQLLPGFNDSGAHLTNMAFYDGNLRMLQFAQEDGQEKVARAVQRLTQEPAEFFGLAVGTLKPGAQADLAVIDPEALRLYDSDAGIRYQWRDIFEANQLVNRSDGVVTHVMIAGRMAWRDGAYTEAHGRERLGRVLLNREHESQSTPLAA; encoded by the coding sequence ATGGACGGCGGTGGGATGCACTGGGATGTCTTGTTCCGCAACGCGCTGGTGTTCGACGGCAGCGGTGCCAAGCCGCAACTCCAGGACGTGGCGGTGCGCGACGGCTGCATCGCCGCGATCGGCAGCGGTCTTCCCGAGCGCCAGGCGCGCGAAACGGTGGAGGTGGGCGGCCGCTGGCTGATGCCGGGCCTGCTCGACATCCACACGCATTTCGACCTGGAGGTGGAACTGGAGCCGGGCCTGCCGGAAGCGGTGCGCCACGGCACCACCACGGTGGTGGTGGCCAACTGCAGCCTGGGGCTGGCCTATGGCGCGCAGCGCCGCGACGGCGCCGATCCCATCGTCGACTGCTTCGCCCGCGTCGAGAACGTGCCCAAGCACGTGCTGCGCAAGGTCGGCGACCGCGTCACCTGGAACGACTCGCGCGCCTACCTCGAGCACTTCCGCGACCTGCCGCTGGGCCCCAACATCGTGCCGATGATCCCGCACTCGATGCTGCGCATCGAGGTCATGGGCCTGCACGCCAGCGTCACCCGCGAGCCCACCGCGCAGGAGCTGATGCGCATGGGCCAGCTGGTGGAAAAGGGCCTGCGCGAGGGTTACGTGGGTTTCTCCACCGACGCCCTGCCGTTCCACTTCCTGGCCAACCGGCCGAATACGCAGAAGCAGATTCCCACGCAGTTCGCGCGCTACGGCGAGCTGAAGTTCCTCACCAACCTGGTGCGGCGCTGGGGCCGGGTGTGGCAGGCCACGCCGCCCAAGGACAGCAAGATCGGCGTGTTCCGCAACTTCCTGCTGACCTCGGGCCGCCTGTTCGGCAAGCCGCTCAAGGTCACGGCGGTAGCGGCGATCGACATCGTCACCAACAAGTCGCTGCTGCGCATGGGCCTGCTGCTGTCGCGCATGCTCAACTCGCGCTTCCTCAACGGCCACTTCCGCTTCCAGGCCCTGGCCGCGCCGTTCAAGCTCTGGAGCGACGGCGTGATCACGCCGATCGCCGAGGAGATTCCGGTGCTGCGACGGCTCAACGAGTGCGACCTGGACGACCGCGCCTCGCGCATGAAGATCATGGGCGACCCGGCCTGGCAGAAGGAATTCCGCCGCATGTGGACGCACGGCAAGACCGGCTTCGGCCTGGCGCGCCTCAAGCGGCGCCTGCGCATGGACGACAACGTGCTGACCCGCGAGCTGGGCGACATGCACGTGGAAACCTGCCCGGTGGCGAGCTGGAACGGCGAGTCGCTGCAACAGGTCTATGAGCGCCTGCTGCGCTGGCAGGCCAGCGGCGAGGGCGCGCGCAGCCCGGCCGAGCAGGAAGCCTTTGCCAGTTTCCCGAAGCCGGCCGGGGACGACTGCGACTTCTTCCTGCACCTGCTGCGCCGCTTCGACACCGCGCTGCGCTGGTGGACGATCACCGCCAACCGCGACCGTGAGACCACCAAGGCACTGCTGTTCGATCCGCAGCTGCTGCCGGGTTTCAACGACAGCGGCGCGCACCTGACCAACATGGCCTTCTACGACGGCAACCTGCGCATGCTGCAGTTCGCGCAGGAAGACGGGCAGGAAAAGGTTGCGCGCGCGGTGCAGCGCCTGACGCAGGAGCCGGCCGAGTTCTTCGGCCTGGCCGTGGGCACGCTCAAGCCGGGTGCGCAGGCCGACCTGGCGGTGATCGATCCCGAAGCGCTGCGCCTCTACGACTCCGACGCGGGCATCCGCTACCAGTGGCGCGACATCTTCGAGGCCAACCAGCTGGTCAACCGCTCCGACGGCGTCGTCACGCATGTGATGATCGCCGGGCGCATGGCCTGGCGCGATGGCGCGTACACCGAAGCGCATGGCCGCGAACGCCTGGGCCGCGTGCTGCTCAACCGCGAGCACGAGTCGCAGTCGACGCCGCTCGCCGCGTAG
- a CDS encoding alpha/beta hydrolase family esterase, which translates to MKSATWACALLALGLCGNAMATDGNYTVGPTLVAPKNVGTVVKIHGNNLVLAAKTAAFDVTLTHNGLVRTFTVVRPDPIVAGAPLMLVLHGRGGHAEGQATITNLAKSVAAQGYWAVLPQYYDNTWDDNPGLNPGLDDVGFSRRILDIMQEDFGLNPARTYASGFSNGGFMTERLACELSDRVAAYAFVATSVTRGLYNACAPTVPRPVMFIHGTTDPIVPWAGNSQLALQSVDSAVGMWTARLGCGLNPTQSALPDTANDGTSIDLFRYSCGTKEVRLYRVNNGGHTWPGGSQYLPVGLIGKVSGDMQATDEIWNFVKAYQR; encoded by the coding sequence ATGAAATCGGCAACCTGGGCATGCGCACTGTTGGCATTGGGCCTTTGCGGCAACGCGATGGCCACCGATGGCAACTACACCGTAGGCCCCACCCTGGTCGCGCCGAAGAACGTCGGCACCGTGGTGAAGATCCACGGCAACAACCTCGTGCTGGCCGCCAAGACCGCCGCCTTCGACGTGACGCTGACGCACAACGGCCTGGTGCGCACCTTCACCGTGGTGCGGCCCGATCCGATCGTCGCGGGTGCCCCGCTGATGCTGGTACTGCACGGCCGCGGCGGCCATGCGGAAGGGCAGGCCACCATCACCAACCTCGCCAAGTCGGTCGCCGCCCAGGGTTACTGGGCCGTGCTGCCGCAGTACTACGACAACACCTGGGACGACAATCCGGGCCTCAATCCCGGCCTCGACGACGTCGGCTTCTCGCGCCGCATCCTCGACATCATGCAGGAGGACTTCGGCCTCAACCCGGCGCGTACCTACGCCAGCGGCTTCTCCAACGGCGGTTTCATGACCGAGCGCCTGGCCTGCGAGCTGTCGGACCGCGTCGCCGCCTATGCCTTCGTCGCCACCAGCGTGACCCGCGGCCTCTACAACGCCTGCGCGCCGACCGTGCCGCGCCCGGTGATGTTCATTCATGGCACCACCGATCCGATCGTGCCCTGGGCCGGCAACAGCCAGCTCGCGCTGCAGTCGGTGGACAGCGCCGTGGGCATGTGGACCGCGCGCCTCGGCTGCGGCCTCAACCCGACACAGTCGGCGCTGCCGGACACGGCCAACGACGGCACCAGCATCGACCTGTTCCGCTACAGCTGCGGAACCAAGGAAGTGCGCCTGTACCGCGTCAACAACGGCGGCCACACCTGGCCGGGCGGCTCGCAGTACCTGCCGGTGGGCCTCATCGGCAAGGTCAGCGGCGACATGCAGGCCACCGACGAAATCTGGAACTTCGTGAAGGCCTATCAGCGCTGA
- a CDS encoding HDOD domain-containing protein, with protein sequence MSAEDRFYRSVVDALTHDRLTLPTLPEVALRIGEMSRREDVSVNLLAGEIAKDPAMAVRLLRVANSAYAAGDRRIDNLSQAVTRLGLQMTRLLVTGLAVEHLFVSKSPWVQLRLRQTWARSTEVAALAQVLARHCTVLQPEIAMLAGLVHQIGVLPVLKLAEAQPELSESPAALDATLKRLSARVGRLVLQAWNFPESLVDVPYYQEDIYRTHSGAPDYLDVVIVAVLQLHGAHDQALSRLDRHAVSAFTRIDLSPDLAVLDLADYLAEYDANRSGLAA encoded by the coding sequence ATGTCCGCAGAAGACCGTTTCTACCGCAGCGTCGTTGATGCCCTGACGCATGACCGCCTGACCCTGCCGACGCTGCCCGAGGTGGCGCTGCGCATCGGCGAGATGAGCCGGCGCGAAGATGTTTCCGTCAATCTTCTGGCGGGAGAAATCGCCAAGGACCCGGCGATGGCCGTGCGCCTGCTGCGCGTTGCCAACAGTGCCTATGCGGCCGGAGACCGGCGCATCGACAACCTCTCGCAGGCGGTCACGCGCCTGGGCCTGCAGATGACGCGGCTGCTGGTCACCGGCCTGGCGGTGGAACATCTCTTCGTCTCGAAATCGCCCTGGGTGCAGCTGCGCCTGCGCCAGACCTGGGCGCGCAGCACCGAGGTCGCGGCACTGGCGCAGGTGCTGGCCCGGCACTGCACCGTGCTCCAGCCGGAGATCGCCATGCTGGCCGGGCTGGTGCACCAGATCGGCGTGCTGCCGGTGCTGAAGCTGGCCGAGGCGCAGCCGGAGCTGAGCGAGTCGCCGGCGGCGCTGGATGCCACGCTCAAGCGTCTCAGCGCGAGGGTAGGGCGGCTGGTGCTGCAGGCCTGGAATTTCCCCGAGAGCCTGGTCGACGTGCCCTACTACCAGGAGGACATCTACCGCACCCATTCCGGCGCTCCCGACTACCTCGACGTGGTGATCGTGGCCGTGCTGCAGCTGCATGGCGCGCACGACCAGGCACTGTCGCGCCTCGACCGCCACGCGGTCTCCGCCTTCACCCGCATCGACCTCTCGCCGGACCTCGCGGTGCTGGACCTTGCCGATTATCTGGCCGAGTACGACGCCAATCGGTCTGGGCTTGCGGCTTGA
- a CDS encoding FAD-dependent oxidoreductase, whose product MDQRLPLTRRQVLAAAGATAVSTSVGAGLLPPLNRTYDVIVVGGGGAGLSAALGAKRADPKASVLLLEAKITPGGTSFRSGGRVWVPNNADMRAAGLNDPRDMALRYMARLSHPDRYNPAAPLLGLEPRHHAQLGAYYDSGADMLDWYRSTGIMPWEAERGAQLPIANDPLDLNGVFAPDYHPELEENVPKRGRSIIPRHFDPTLLTTTGSNIAIPNYGASIAGIDLIAWLQYGCLVRGVTMLPSHRVTDIKLRHVGARMQVEGVRVRAEAEGLGLLPEMEYKARRGVIFASGGYSKNAQRLAANFQGDRAFSGGGCAVTSAKGDLVDMAERYGFQLENMGQAWYIQNLYEQYKLDPDSLAIPNYLLFQAYWPNGDSMIMVNRKGRRVVNEKTNYHDRTQVHFQPDNRFLVSIFDTHTLTRFAGVGGHVTPLANTLIGPAATPEALRKAILARFNRDPQTKAFGLSADFATQLDATLARFNGFAQSGVDTDFRRGEQPIDIWWHTFCLTFQGVNAGPVKDCISANVDENGQRYPNPTMRPLKPPYFAVILSSGLQDTNGGPAIDEHGRILDTAGQPVEGLYGAGNCIASPAGKGYWGAGGTLGPAVVFGHIAGRHAASRV is encoded by the coding sequence ATGGATCAACGCCTGCCCCTGACCCGCCGCCAGGTCCTCGCCGCCGCGGGCGCCACCGCCGTCAGCACCAGTGTCGGCGCCGGCCTGCTGCCGCCGCTGAACAGGACCTACGACGTGATCGTCGTCGGTGGCGGCGGTGCCGGCCTGTCCGCCGCGCTGGGCGCAAAGCGCGCCGATCCCAAGGCTTCGGTGCTGCTCCTTGAAGCCAAGATCACCCCGGGCGGTACCAGCTTCCGCTCCGGCGGGCGCGTCTGGGTGCCCAACAACGCCGACATGCGCGCCGCCGGCCTGAACGATCCGCGCGACATGGCGCTGCGCTACATGGCGCGCCTGTCCCATCCCGACCGCTACAACCCCGCCGCGCCGCTGCTCGGCCTGGAGCCGCGGCATCACGCCCAGCTCGGTGCCTACTACGACAGCGGCGCGGACATGCTCGACTGGTATCGCAGCACCGGGATCATGCCCTGGGAAGCCGAGCGCGGTGCGCAGCTGCCGATCGCCAACGATCCGCTCGATCTCAACGGCGTGTTCGCGCCGGACTATCACCCGGAGCTGGAGGAGAACGTCCCCAAGCGCGGCCGCAGCATCATCCCGCGCCACTTCGATCCGACGCTACTGACCACCACCGGCAGCAACATCGCCATTCCCAACTACGGCGCTTCGATCGCCGGCATCGACCTGATCGCCTGGCTGCAGTACGGCTGCCTGGTGCGCGGCGTGACGATGCTGCCCAGCCACCGCGTCACCGACATCAAGCTGCGGCATGTCGGTGCGCGGATGCAGGTGGAGGGCGTACGGGTGCGTGCGGAGGCCGAGGGTCTCGGCCTGCTGCCGGAGATGGAGTACAAGGCGCGCCGCGGCGTGATCTTCGCCTCCGGCGGCTATTCCAAGAACGCCCAGCGCCTTGCCGCCAACTTCCAGGGTGACCGCGCATTCTCCGGCGGGGGTTGCGCCGTCACCAGCGCCAAGGGCGACCTGGTCGATATGGCCGAGCGCTATGGCTTCCAGCTGGAGAACATGGGGCAGGCCTGGTACATCCAGAACCTCTACGAGCAGTACAAGCTCGACCCGGACAGCCTCGCGATCCCGAACTACCTGCTGTTCCAGGCCTACTGGCCCAACGGCGACTCGATGATCATGGTCAACCGCAAGGGCCGCCGCGTGGTCAACGAGAAGACCAACTACCACGATCGCACGCAGGTGCATTTCCAGCCGGACAACCGCTTCCTGGTCAGCATCTTCGACACGCATACGCTGACGCGCTTCGCCGGCGTGGGCGGCCACGTGACACCGCTGGCCAACACCCTGATCGGCCCGGCCGCGACGCCGGAGGCGCTGCGCAAGGCGATCCTCGCGCGCTTCAACCGCGATCCGCAGACCAAGGCCTTCGGCCTGTCCGCCGACTTCGCCACGCAGCTCGACGCGACGCTGGCGCGTTTCAACGGCTTTGCGCAAAGCGGCGTGGACACCGACTTCCGCCGTGGCGAGCAGCCGATCGACATCTGGTGGCACACCTTCTGCCTGACCTTCCAGGGCGTCAACGCGGGTCCGGTGAAGGACTGCATCTCGGCCAACGTCGACGAGAACGGCCAGCGCTACCCGAACCCGACGATGCGTCCGCTGAAGCCGCCGTACTTCGCCGTGATCCTCAGCTCCGGCCTGCAGGACACCAACGGCGGCCCGGCGATCGACGAGCACGGCCGCATCCTCGACACCGCCGGGCAGCCGGTGGAGGGACTCTACGGTGCCGGCAACTGCATCGCCTCACCGGCGGGCAAGGGCTACTGGGGCGCCGGCGGCACGCTGGGGCCGGCCGTGGTGTTCGGGCACATCGCCGGGCGGCACGCCGCCAGCCGGGTCTAG
- a CDS encoding PA4780 family RIO1-like protein kinase: MKPPKGLQPLIDDGIVDAVLRQLKSGKEASVFLVACGSAIRCAKVYKEAEHRGFHKLAEYQEGRRARGSRDARAMGKGSRHGRKEAEEAWKNAEVDALYRLTAAGVRVPLPHGYYEGVLLMEVVRGADGEVAPRLNDVSPEPEEARVWHTFLIRQIVRMLCAGLIHGDLSEFNVLLAEDGPVIIDLPQAVDASGNNNAFRMLRRDVDNMTAYCGRFAPELLDTEYAFEIWKLYQDAELKPDSPLTGRYVHDESAADVDGVLDQIAEARAEAEARQRGREAAEAED, encoded by the coding sequence ATGAAACCCCCAAAAGGACTGCAGCCGCTGATCGACGATGGCATCGTCGATGCGGTATTGCGACAACTCAAGAGCGGCAAGGAAGCCTCCGTTTTTCTGGTCGCCTGCGGCAGCGCCATCCGCTGCGCCAAGGTCTACAAGGAGGCCGAGCACCGCGGCTTCCACAAGCTGGCCGAGTACCAGGAAGGCCGCCGTGCCCGCGGCAGCCGCGATGCGCGCGCCATGGGCAAGGGCAGCCGCCACGGCCGCAAGGAGGCGGAGGAAGCCTGGAAAAACGCCGAGGTCGATGCCCTGTACCGCCTGACCGCCGCTGGCGTGCGCGTGCCGCTGCCGCACGGCTACTACGAAGGCGTGCTGCTGATGGAAGTGGTGCGCGGAGCCGACGGCGAGGTGGCGCCGCGCCTCAACGACGTTTCACCCGAGCCGGAAGAGGCGCGCGTATGGCACACCTTCCTGATCCGCCAGATCGTGCGCATGCTCTGCGCCGGCCTGATCCACGGCGACCTTTCCGAGTTCAACGTGCTGCTGGCCGAAGACGGCCCGGTGATCATCGACCTGCCGCAGGCGGTGGATGCCTCGGGCAACAACAACGCCTTCCGCATGCTGCGCCGCGACGTCGACAACATGACCGCCTACTGCGGCCGTTTCGCGCCGGAACTGCTCGACACCGAGTACGCCTTCGAGATCTGGAAGCTCTACCAGGACGCCGAGCTCAAGCCCGACAGCCCGCTCACCGGGCGCTACGTGCATGACGAAAGCGCGGCCGACGTGGATGGAGTGCTGGACCAGATCGCCGAGGCGCGTGCCGAGGCCGAGGCCCGGCAGCGCGGCCGCGAGGCGGCGGAAGCCGAAGACTAG
- a CDS encoding branched-chain amino acid transaminase, with the protein MSTMADRDGFIWYDGELKPWRECTTHVLTYSLHYGVGCFEGVRAYKTPKGTAIFRLQEHTRRLFNSAKILGMKMPWSEDVLNEAQLEVLRANKLESAYLRPMVFYGAEGMGLRADNLKTHVIVAAWTWGAYLGAENMERGIRIKTSSFNRHHPNAATLRAKANGNYINSMMALNEVLRDGYDEALTLDTQGYVAEGSAENIFLVIRGELHTPDLTACLDGITRRTIIQLAQDNGLKVVERRITRDEVYVADEAFFTGTAAEVTPIREVDNRPVGKGTRGPITEKLQKQYLQLVKGESSVYPEWLSHV; encoded by the coding sequence ATGAGCACGATGGCCGACCGCGACGGCTTCATCTGGTACGACGGCGAACTCAAGCCCTGGCGCGAGTGCACGACGCACGTGCTGACCTACTCGCTGCACTACGGTGTGGGCTGCTTCGAGGGCGTACGCGCCTACAAGACGCCCAAGGGCACGGCGATCTTCCGCCTGCAGGAGCACACCCGGCGCCTGTTCAACTCCGCCAAGATCCTGGGCATGAAGATGCCCTGGTCGGAAGACGTGCTGAACGAAGCCCAGCTGGAAGTGCTGCGCGCCAACAAGCTGGAGTCCGCCTACCTGCGCCCGATGGTGTTCTACGGAGCGGAGGGCATGGGCCTGCGCGCCGACAACCTCAAGACCCACGTCATCGTCGCCGCCTGGACCTGGGGCGCCTACCTGGGCGCCGAGAACATGGAGCGCGGCATCCGCATCAAGACCAGCTCGTTCAACCGCCACCACCCCAACGCCGCGACCCTGCGCGCCAAGGCCAACGGCAACTACATCAACTCGATGATGGCGCTGAACGAAGTGCTGCGCGACGGCTACGACGAAGCCCTGACGCTGGACACCCAGGGCTACGTCGCCGAGGGCAGCGCCGAGAACATCTTCCTGGTGATCCGCGGCGAGCTGCACACCCCGGACCTGACCGCCTGCCTGGACGGCATCACCCGCCGCACCATCATCCAGCTGGCGCAAGACAACGGCCTGAAGGTGGTGGAGCGCCGCATCACGCGCGACGAGGTCTATGTCGCCGACGAGGCCTTCTTCACCGGCACCGCCGCCGAGGTGACCCCGATCCGCGAGGTGGACAACCGCCCGGTCGGCAAGGGCACCCGCGGCCCGATCACCGAGAAGCTGCAGAAGCAGTACCTGCAACTGGTCAAGGGCGAGAGCAGCGTCTACCCGGAGTGGCTCAGCCACGTCTGA
- a CDS encoding DUF1415 domain-containing protein, with protein sequence MNEIEAAVRRWLDEVVIGLNLCPFAARPALAGGVRVFVSAATTDLDLLTDLQLELTRLDETPPAQLETTLIAVPEMLADFLDYNDFLDQADALLERFEWDGIYQVASFHPQYQFAGTEPDDAENLTNRAPWPLLHLLREDSVEAAIASHPDVDGIPEANIRRMRGLAPEQRRRLFGV encoded by the coding sequence ATGAACGAGATCGAAGCCGCCGTGCGCCGCTGGCTGGACGAGGTCGTCATCGGCCTCAACCTCTGTCCCTTCGCGGCCCGCCCGGCGCTGGCCGGAGGCGTGCGCGTGTTCGTCAGCGCCGCCACCACCGACCTGGACCTGCTGACCGACCTGCAGCTGGAACTGACGCGGCTGGACGAAACCCCGCCGGCGCAGCTGGAGACGACACTGATCGCGGTGCCGGAGATGCTGGCCGATTTCCTCGACTACAACGATTTCCTCGACCAGGCCGATGCCCTGCTGGAACGCTTCGAGTGGGACGGCATCTACCAGGTCGCCAGCTTCCACCCGCAGTACCAGTTCGCCGGCACCGAGCCGGACGACGCGGAGAATCTCACCAACCGTGCGCCCTGGCCGCTGCTGCACCTGCTGCGCGAGGACAGCGTGGAGGCGGCCATCGCCAGCCACCCGGACGTGGACGGCATCCCCGAAGCCAATATCCGCCGCATGCGCGGACTGGCCCCGGAACAGAGGCGCAGGCTGTTCGGCGTCTAG
- a CDS encoding winged helix-turn-helix transcriptional regulator: MSLIDHPVRGSDSGRPIMALLDLLGRRWTLRVIWELRDGPLPFRALQAACSGMSPSVLNQRLAELREALIVEAGEGGYALSARGRELLELFGPLQHWSEDWARALREG; encoded by the coding sequence ATGAGCCTCATCGACCACCCTGTCCGCGGTTCCGATTCCGGCCGCCCGATCATGGCGCTGCTGGACCTGCTCGGCAGGCGCTGGACCCTGCGCGTGATCTGGGAGCTGCGCGACGGGCCCCTGCCGTTCCGCGCCCTGCAGGCGGCCTGTTCCGGCATGTCGCCCTCGGTGCTGAACCAGCGCCTGGCGGAACTGCGCGAGGCCCTGATCGTGGAGGCCGGCGAGGGCGGTTATGCGCTCAGTGCCCGTGGCCGCGAGCTGCTGGAGCTGTTCGGGCCGCTGCAGCACTGGTCCGAGGACTGGGCCCGTGCCCTGCGTGAAGGGTAA